The window GCTGAGGATAAACACTGTGTCTTCTGCAACATGATCGCTGCGGTTGACTATGCGATCGCGCATGGTATGCCTCGGGAGCAGGCGGAGCAGGCGGCTCATATTGTTTATCGCGGTCAGCACTGTTTCATCTGCCTGAATGCCTTCCCTTATTCAACTGGACATCTGCTGCTTCTGCCGTACCAGCATGTCGACTCGCTGGCCGCGGTTGCTGGGGAGGCTGCGCAGGAGCTGATGGTGCTGGCACAGCGGGCTGAGGTTGCTCTTCGGGAGGTGTATCGACCCGGTGGGATCAATATGGGGCTTAATCTCGGAGAGGCGGCGGGCGCAGGGATTGCCGATCACATTCATCTGCACGCGCTGCCGCGGTGGAGCGGCGATACAAATTTTATGACTGTTACTGCAGAAACTCGTGTACTTCCTGAATCGTTGGATGTAACATGGGCGAAGCTGCGGCTCCCCTTCAAAAGTTAGTACAACCCAGCTGTCGCCATCTCCATCCAACCCGTATAAGAAGACTTAGGTTCGCGCTGAGTCTATTGAGGGCTCCATGGCAACATTTACACAGACATTTCCCGCCAACCTGCGATCCGGCTCCCCAGCGTCGCTTGAGAACCGCGGCCTGCCGTCGTTGCCTGATCGTCGACCGTATCTCGTACCTATTCCACCCCGTAAACCTGCAGTTTCAACCCGAAAGTATCTTGCACTCTT is drawn from Edaphobacter lichenicola and contains these coding sequences:
- a CDS encoding HIT family protein codes for the protein MDRLWTPWRYSYITRSDPQARSGVPESLNAWPPSEAEDKHCVFCNMIAAVDYAIAHGMPREQAEQAAHIVYRGQHCFICLNAFPYSTGHLLLLPYQHVDSLAAVAGEAAQELMVLAQRAEVALREVYRPGGINMGLNLGEAAGAGIADHIHLHALPRWSGDTNFMTVTAETRVLPESLDVTWAKLRLPFKS